The Methylocaldum marinum genome includes the window TGCTGGACGATTTCCAGTCGCTGCTCCGGAAACAGGGAATTCCGCTCTCCTGGCCCTCGCTTTCGCCGCTCTGAGGTTTGGTGTTCGTACCGATTTGGGAGGCATCGCATGGCGCAGCAGGATCGACCGTTTCGCATCGGTATTTCAGGATCCTACGGGGGAATGAATCTCGGCGACGAGGCTATCCTGGACGGTATCGTGAGCCAGTTGCGAGAGTCGATCGCGGCCGAGATCACGGTCTTTTCGCGAAACCCCGAGGACACGCTGAGCCGGCATCGGGTCGAGCGTTCCGTTCCGGTCCGGAATCTGACACGGAAAGAAGTCAGCCGGGAAATCGAACGGCTCGATCTGTTCATCCTCGGCGGGGGCGGCATTCTTTACGACCGGGATGCCGAGACCTATTTGAGGGAAGTATTTCTCGCCCATGAATTCGGAATTCCGGTGGTCGTTTACGCGGTGAGCGCCGGTCCGCTCACCGATCCGAGCGCGCGTGGCGCCGTGCGCGAGGCTCTGAACCAGGTGGCCGTCGTCACGGTGCGGGACCGGCAAGGCTATCGATTGCTCGAAGATGTCGGGATCGATCGCGAGATTCATCTGACCGCGGATTCGGCTCTGCTTATACACCCGGATCAGCTCCCGCTCGAAGCCCTCAAATCGGAAGGCGTCGAGTTCGAACGCCACCTGGTGGGGTTTTCGGTTAGGGAGCCGGGTCCCGCGGCGCCCGATCTCGATCCGGAGCATTATTACGCGCTGCTCGCCAATACGGCGGATTTCATGGTGGATCGGCTCGACGCCGACGTCGTTTTCGTTCCGATGGAAAGGACCGATGTTCAGCACAGCCATGCGGTCGTGGCGCACATGCACAATTCCGAACGTGCGGAAGTTCTGAGGCGCAAATACTCGGCTCAGCAAACGCTTGGTCTGTTGGGATGTTTCGAGTTCGCGGTGGGTATGCGGCTCCATTTTCTGATTTTCGCCGCCCTTCAGGGGACGCCTTTCGTCGCACTTCCTTACGCATCCAAAGTCGTGGGCTTTCTCGATGATCTGGGGATGGAAACGCCGCCGCTGGGGGGTGTCGGGATCGGTCAGCTCATCGCCAGGATAGATCGTTGCTGGGACACGCGCGAGGAGATTCGCGCCAAGATCAAGCAACGGCTCCCCGCTCTCCAAGCGCGTGCGCGAGAGACCAATCGGCTCCTCGTCCGGCTTCTGGCCGCATCAAGCTAGCTTCGTTGCCTTGGCGCGTTCTGGTACGGCTGCTCGCCATCCGCGGAAAAGCCGTGGGAGTTTCCTGAATGGACTCGGCGGGTTCCCGCAACGGCCCGTGCGTACCAGACCATGCGATGAGTTTACTCGAGCCGTAGCGGTTTCGGATGTTTAGTCCCGCTATCGAGACGGCCTTTCCGCTTGGGGGAACTCGAAATGCCGGCGGCAAGTCTTTCAATCTAGAAGCGGCAGTCGACTGCTTGGATGGCGCAGAAGCTCCACACGGATTCCGGCCGTCGTCCGTTCTACCGGTTGCACCGCGTGGGTGAAGCCGCTACGCACCCGATTGCACGGCGGAGGGGCTATTAGGCAGCGTTGCGCCTTCTTGCGGGAAACCGCCCCGCGGCGGTGTCGCTCTCCTTCGACTCGGCTCAGGACAGGCCCTTCGACTGGGTTCAGGACAGGCCCTTCGACGGAGCTCAGGACAGGCTTGCCGCACACTCGAGCACGTCCAACTGCCGTTTCCAGGTTGAAATGTATAGTCCCGCCACTTCCCTCCCCGGAGAGGACCGTACGGCATGGATATCAGGAAACTGCTGCCGAGCACAGCCCATGTGCGAAAGAACATCCTGGCGGGACTGATCGCCGTGACGCCGCTGCTGGTGACCTGGGTGGTGTTCCAGTTCATCTTCACTCAGGTGATCCGGTTCGGAAAGCCGGGGACCTCCGCGCTGTACTGGGCGATCTACCGATTCTCCCCGGAGTTGGCGGATTGGCTGTTCAGCTGGTGGGTCGAGTCGGCCATCGCCGTGACGATCACCTTCCTGACCCTGTACCTGCTCGGCGCCGTGCTGAGCCGGATGGTCGGCCGGCAGGTGTTCCAATGGCTGGAAACGCTCGTGGCGCGCGTCCCGATCCTGAAGGGCATCTACGGCTCGACCAAACGCATGCTCCTGGCCTTCCAGGTCAAGCCGGAACAAATCGAACGGGTGGTTCTGATCCGATTTCCCCATGCCGAAATAAAGACGGTGGGTTTCGTAACGCGGGTCATGCGGGACGTGGCCACCGGCGAAGAATTGGCCGTCGTCTATGTTCCGACCGCGCCCAATCCGACCTCGGGCTATATGGAA containing:
- a CDS encoding polysaccharide pyruvyl transferase family protein — translated: MAQQDRPFRIGISGSYGGMNLGDEAILDGIVSQLRESIAAEITVFSRNPEDTLSRHRVERSVPVRNLTRKEVSREIERLDLFILGGGGILYDRDAETYLREVFLAHEFGIPVVVYAVSAGPLTDPSARGAVREALNQVAVVTVRDRQGYRLLEDVGIDREIHLTADSALLIHPDQLPLEALKSEGVEFERHLVGFSVREPGPAAPDLDPEHYYALLANTADFMVDRLDADVVFVPMERTDVQHSHAVVAHMHNSERAEVLRRKYSAQQTLGLLGCFEFAVGMRLHFLIFAALQGTPFVALPYASKVVGFLDDLGMETPPLGGVGIGQLIARIDRCWDTREEIRAKIKQRLPALQARARETNRLLVRLLAASS
- a CDS encoding DUF502 domain-containing protein translates to MDIRKLLPSTAHVRKNILAGLIAVTPLLVTWVVFQFIFTQVIRFGKPGTSALYWAIYRFSPELADWLFSWWVESAIAVTITFLTLYLLGAVLSRMVGRQVFQWLETLVARVPILKGIYGSTKRMLLAFQVKPEQIERVVLIRFPHAEIKTVGFVTRVMRDVATGEELAVVYVPTAPNPTSGYMEIVPLSQVTPTDWTVEEGMQFVISCGTSAPDTVRYHGNLSEQPAQGKWVR